A genomic region of Carassius auratus strain Wakin unplaced genomic scaffold, ASM336829v1 scaf_tig00215868, whole genome shotgun sequence contains the following coding sequences:
- the LOC113096082 gene encoding coronin-1C-like isoform X2, which yields MDVSSPAEMFKRVVRQSKFRHVFGQAVKNDQCYDDIRVSRVTWDSSFCAVNPKFVAIIVEASGGGAFMVLPLNKTGRIDKAYPTVCGHTGPVLDIDWCPHNDQVIASGSEDCTVMVWQIPENGLVTSMPEPVVVLEGHSKRVGIVTWHPTARNVLLSAGCDNVIIIWNVGTGEAIITLEDMHPDIIFSVCWNRNGSLICTACKDKKVRVIDPRKEDIVAEKDKAHEGARPIRAIFLSDGKVFTTGFSRMSERQLALWDPENMEEPISVHEMDTSNGVLLPFYDPDTNVVYLCGKGDSSIRYFEITDEAPFVHYLNTFITKEPQRGMGYMPKRGLDVNKCEIARFYKLHERKCEPIIMTVPRKSDLFQDDLYPDTAGPEAPLEAEEWFEGKNGDPVLISLKHAYIPGKNRDLKVVKKNILDNKLSKNTENTTPAIKTATSTPSIKSEAKLDEVLKEMKSLRELVSSQEKRIANLEQQLSKMDI from the exons AAATGTTCAAACGGGTTGTACGACAGAGTAAGTTCCGGCATGTGTTCGGCCAGGCGGTGAAGAATGACCAGTGCTATGATGACATCAGGGTGTCCCGGGTCACGTGGGATAGCTCATTCTGTGCTGTCAACCCCAAATTTGTTGCCATAATTGTGGAAGCCAGCGGAGGAGGTGCGTTCATGGTTTTGCCTCTGAATAAG ACGGGCCGTATCGATAAGGCCTACCCTACAGTATGTGGGCACACTGGCCCTGTTCTGGACATCGATTGGTGTCCTCACAACGACCAGGTCATCGCTAGTGGATCTGAAGACTGCACCGTGATG gtGTGGCAGATTCCAGAGAATGGCTTGGTGACCTCGATGCCAGAGCCAGTGGTAGTGCTGGAGGGTCATTCTAAGAGAGTGGGAATTGTTACCTGGCATCCCACTGCACGCAACGTCCTGCTCAGCGCAG GCTGTGATAATGTGATTATCATCTGGAATGTGGGGACGGGGGAAGCCATAATCACCCTTGAGGATATGCACCCTGACATCATCTTCAGCGTCTGTTGGAACCGCAACGGCAGTCTCATCTGCACCGCATGCAAGGACAAGAAGGTCCGTGTGATCGACCCACGCAAGGAGGACATCGTTGCG GAGAAGGACAAGGCCCATGAGGGTGCCAGGCCTATAAGAGCCATTTTCCTGTCCGACGGCAAAGTGTTCACCACTGGTTTTAGCCGCATGAGCGAGAGACAACTCGCCCTCTGGGATCCG gagAATATGGAGGAGCCAATTTCTGTCCATGAGATGGACACCAGTAATGGAGTCCTCCTGCCCTTCTATGATCCCGATACTAATGTGGTCTACCTGTGTGGGAAG GGTGACAGCAGCATCCGTTACTTTGAGATCACGGATGAAGCTCCTTTTGTCCATTACCTCAACACCTTCATCACTAAGGAGCCTCAGAGGGGCATGGGATACATGCCCAAGAGAGGACTGGACGTCAACAAGTGTGAGATCGCAAG GTTTTACAAACTGCATGAGAGAAAGTGTGAACCTATCATCATGACCGTGCCAAGAAAA TCGGACTTGTTCCAGGATGATCTTTACCCCGACACTGCTGGTCCGGAGGCCCCCCTGGAGGCTGAGGAATGGTTTGAAGGGAAGAATGGAGACCCTGTCCTGATATCCCTGAAACATGCATACATCCCAGGCAAGAACCGTGATCTCAAAGTGGTCAAGAAGAACATCCTAGACAACAAGCTAAGCAAGAATACAGAGAATACCACTCCTGCCATCAAGACTGCCACCTCCACACCATCTATT AAAAGTGAAGCTAAGCTGGATGaagttttgaaagaaatgaaatcTCTCAGAGAGCTGGTCAGCAGTCAGGAAAAAAGAATTGCCAACCTCGAGCAGCAGTTGTCTAAAATGGACATCTAA
- the LOC113096084 gene encoding P-selectin glycoprotein ligand 1-like — MMAMVTNRLGCLPVLVFLLTLSSSVTPTPLRMKRETSRNVTSINTSDTQSTATIAEVENARSTTVETLQTVEVKSDSKVSAATEYLHTPDLNHTQQNYPTVHQPADNESTFLTQLPTINTSTGHISHAGSSAPSFPASLKPSKSTEKYMTAATRRMSTDTKGPTTDVSSTATKKSTTAMTHSCSTASSQEDGFVNSCLIAIASMAALTTIFIISTICLATKLSGYRYRLKAQLLQETEMVCISALLNDTDHPVPKPRRHPKSNGALIPNTEDGDLDGDNLTLNSFLPDTEGPL, encoded by the exons ATG ATGGCAATGGTAACTAACAGGCTTGGGTGTTTACCAGTTCTTGTTTTCCTGCTGACTTTGAGCAGTTCAGTCACGCCAACTCCTCTTAGGATGAAAAGAGAAACTAGTCGCAATGTGACATCGATAAACACCAGTGACACACAGAGTACAGCAACCATAGCAGAAGTTGAGAATGCAAGAAGCACCACTGTGGAAACGTTACAGACAGTTGAGGTGAAATCTGATTCAAAGGTCTCAGCAGCTACAGAATACCTTCATACTCCAGATCTGAACCACACCCAACAGAACTACCCGACAGTTCACCAGCCAGCAGATAATGAGAGTACTTTTCTCACCCAACTTCCCACAATAAATACTAGTACTGGACACATTTCACATGCAGGAAGTTCTGCCCCCTCATTTCCTGCATCGTTAAAGCCCAGTAAGTCAACAGAGAAGTACATGACAGCAGCAACAAGAAGAATGTCCACGGATACAAAAGGACCTACTACTGACGTTTCCTCAACAGCCACCAAAAAATCAACCACAGCAATGACTCATTCATGTTCCACTGCCTCTTCTCAAGAGGACGGGTTTGTGAACAGTTGCCTCATCGCAATCGCCTCGATGGCAGCATTAACCACCATCTTTATCATTAGCACCATCTGCTTGGCTACGAAACTCTCGGGATACAGATACAGGCTCAAGGCGCAGCTTCTCCAAGAGACTGAGATGGTCTGCATATCTGCCCTGCTGAATGATACCGATCACCCCGTTCCAAAGCCAAGACGACATCCCAAAAGTAATGGAGCATTGATCCCAAATACTGAGGATGGAGATCTTGATGGAGATAATCTCACTCTAAACAGTTTTCTTCCTGATACCGAAGGCCCTCTTTAG
- the LOC113096082 gene encoding coronin-1C-like isoform X3, producing MFKRVVRQSKFRHVFGQAVKNDQCYDDIRVSRVTWDSSFCAVNPKFVAIIVEASGGGAFMVLPLNKTGRIDKAYPTVCGHTGPVLDIDWCPHNDQVIASGSEDCTVMVWQIPENGLVTSMPEPVVVLEGHSKRVGIVTWHPTARNVLLSAGCDNVIIIWNVGTGEAIITLEDMHPDIIFSVCWNRNGSLICTACKDKKVRVIDPRKEDIVAEKDKAHEGARPIRAIFLSDGKVFTTGFSRMSERQLALWDPENMEEPISVHEMDTSNGVLLPFYDPDTNVVYLCGKGDSSIRYFEITDEAPFVHYLNTFITKEPQRGMGYMPKRGLDVNKCEIARFYKLHERKCEPIIMTVPRKSDLFQDDLYPDTAGPEAPLEAEEWFEGKNGDPVLISLKHAYIPGKNRDLKVVKKNILDNKLSKNTENTTPAIKTATSTPSIKSEAKLDEVLKEMKSLRELVSSQEKRIANLEQQLSKMDI from the exons ATGTTCAAACGGGTTGTACGACAGAGTAAGTTCCGGCATGTGTTCGGCCAGGCGGTGAAGAATGACCAGTGCTATGATGACATCAGGGTGTCCCGGGTCACGTGGGATAGCTCATTCTGTGCTGTCAACCCCAAATTTGTTGCCATAATTGTGGAAGCCAGCGGAGGAGGTGCGTTCATGGTTTTGCCTCTGAATAAG ACGGGCCGTATCGATAAGGCCTACCCTACAGTATGTGGGCACACTGGCCCTGTTCTGGACATCGATTGGTGTCCTCACAACGACCAGGTCATCGCTAGTGGATCTGAAGACTGCACCGTGATG gtGTGGCAGATTCCAGAGAATGGCTTGGTGACCTCGATGCCAGAGCCAGTGGTAGTGCTGGAGGGTCATTCTAAGAGAGTGGGAATTGTTACCTGGCATCCCACTGCACGCAACGTCCTGCTCAGCGCAG GCTGTGATAATGTGATTATCATCTGGAATGTGGGGACGGGGGAAGCCATAATCACCCTTGAGGATATGCACCCTGACATCATCTTCAGCGTCTGTTGGAACCGCAACGGCAGTCTCATCTGCACCGCATGCAAGGACAAGAAGGTCCGTGTGATCGACCCACGCAAGGAGGACATCGTTGCG GAGAAGGACAAGGCCCATGAGGGTGCCAGGCCTATAAGAGCCATTTTCCTGTCCGACGGCAAAGTGTTCACCACTGGTTTTAGCCGCATGAGCGAGAGACAACTCGCCCTCTGGGATCCG gagAATATGGAGGAGCCAATTTCTGTCCATGAGATGGACACCAGTAATGGAGTCCTCCTGCCCTTCTATGATCCCGATACTAATGTGGTCTACCTGTGTGGGAAG GGTGACAGCAGCATCCGTTACTTTGAGATCACGGATGAAGCTCCTTTTGTCCATTACCTCAACACCTTCATCACTAAGGAGCCTCAGAGGGGCATGGGATACATGCCCAAGAGAGGACTGGACGTCAACAAGTGTGAGATCGCAAG GTTTTACAAACTGCATGAGAGAAAGTGTGAACCTATCATCATGACCGTGCCAAGAAAA TCGGACTTGTTCCAGGATGATCTTTACCCCGACACTGCTGGTCCGGAGGCCCCCCTGGAGGCTGAGGAATGGTTTGAAGGGAAGAATGGAGACCCTGTCCTGATATCCCTGAAACATGCATACATCCCAGGCAAGAACCGTGATCTCAAAGTGGTCAAGAAGAACATCCTAGACAACAAGCTAAGCAAGAATACAGAGAATACCACTCCTGCCATCAAGACTGCCACCTCCACACCATCTATT AAAAGTGAAGCTAAGCTGGATGaagttttgaaagaaatgaaatcTCTCAGAGAGCTGGTCAGCAGTCAGGAAAAAAGAATTGCCAACCTCGAGCAGCAGTTGTCTAAAATGGACATCTAA
- the LOC113096086 gene encoding transmembrane protein 119-like yields MSLSLHFVFLLLTALWGSSCFAKPAPFNVSMEGSGDEPELIFPIARTTHGPPSPSPPPNITTTFIRIKDFLFNQVVDFLKENLLLIIVVTSLLVVIIFIVCCASAMSHKRKLEAYYPPKTHTPRKYMSQPSKAAEKPHNQIQDGKTTTAKTLREPTKALVGEKDGKDPRPKPKEVQQVEDVEVVEMQKDEPQKKEEHQPTTSNATSSQPLVCTCHLRKANHTTA; encoded by the coding sequence ATGTCACTCTCTCTGCACTTTGTTTTTCTGCTCCTGACTGCTCTTTGGGGCAGCAGTTGCTTTGCCAAGCCCGCCCCATTCAACGTGTCCATGGAGGGTAGTGGGGATGAACCCGAACTCATCTTTCCCATTGCTCGTACCACCCATGGTCCTCCATCCCCCTCGCCACCTCCCAACATAACAACCACTTTCATCCGCATCAAAGACTTTCTTTTCAACCAGGTGGTGGACTTCCTGAAGGAGAACTTGCTTCTCATCATTGTCGTGACCTCTCTGTTAGTAGTCATCATCTTCATCGTCTGCTGTGCTTCAGCGATGAGCCACAAACGCAAGCTTGAGGCCTACTATCCTCCGAAGACCCACACACCCAGGAAATACATGAGTCAACCTAGTAAAGCTGCGGAGAAACCACATAACCAGATTCAGGATGGTAAGACAACAACTGCAAAGACCCTACGAGAACCCACCAAAGCATTAGTCGGTGAGAAGGATGGAAAAGACCCCCGGCCAAAGCCGAAAGAGGTCCAACAGGTGGAGGATGTTGAAGTGGTGGAGATGCAGAAAGATGAGCCTCAGAAGAAAGAGGAGCATCAGCCAACCACCTCAAACGCCACCTCCAGTCAGCCGCTGGTCTGTACGTGTCACCTCAGAAAGGCCAATCACACCACAGCCTGA